In a single window of the Nodularia spumigena CCY9414 genome:
- a CDS encoding Uma2 family endonuclease — MTASKHDWGLDKKIIALLLETYFLEIDIDFYPLGSTTFRREAVARGIEPDECYCFNAEKPVPDLAIEIVVTSGGINDLLIYQGLGVPEVWFWQNNQF, encoded by the coding sequence TTGACCGCATCAAAGCACGACTGGGGATTAGATAAAAAAATTATAGCTTTATTGTTGGAAACTTATTTTTTAGAAATTGATATTGATTTTTATCCTTTAGGCTCAACGACTTTCAGAAGAGAAGCAGTCGCTAGAGGTATAGAACCAGATGAATGTTATTGTTTTAATGCTGAAAAACCTGTTCCTGATTTGGCGATTGAAATAGTTGTAACTAGTGGCGGAATTAATGATTTATTAATTTATCAAGGTTTGGGTGTACCAGAGGTTTGGTTTTGGCAGAATAATCAATTTTGA
- a CDS encoding type II toxin-antitoxin system VapC family toxin has translation MYLLDTNICIALLKENPQAVTKFNRFFSQCYLSIIVVSELYKGVYCSRQVAKNLETLEQFIELLPVEQFDLDAAMEFGKIQSELRNIGKPTGEFDALIASVARSREDILITNNIKDFENIANLKLDNWLET, from the coding sequence ATGTATCTACTAGATACGAATATTTGTATTGCCCTACTGAAAGAAAATCCCCAAGCTGTGACTAAATTCAATCGCTTTTTTAGTCAATGCTATCTGTCCATCATTGTAGTTTCAGAACTATACAAAGGTGTTTATTGTTCTCGACAAGTAGCCAAAAATCTAGAGACCTTAGAACAGTTCATCGAATTGTTGCCAGTGGAACAATTTGATTTAGATGCAGCTATGGAATTTGGCAAGATTCAAAGCGAACTCCGAAACATTGGCAAACCAACTGGAGAATTTGATGCCTTGATTGCATCTGTGGCTCGTTCTCGTGAGGATATTCTGATTACTAATAATATCAAAGATTTTGAAAATATTGCCAACTTAAAATTAGATAACTGGTTAGAAACTTGA
- a CDS encoding NADPH-dependent FMN reductase, which yields MVKIVGLGGSLRPDSYTQIALKVAAQRVEALGAEVEILDVRQLNLPLCHGGKDYSAYPDVQRLRDTVSGADGLILATPEYHGGVSGVLKNTLDLMSFDELSDKVTGLISILGGQSNSNALNDLRIIVRAVHGWVIPEQISIGKAWSAFSPEGKLLDEKLAERFDNFAQSLVDNTRKLRGVD from the coding sequence ATGGTAAAAATTGTTGGGCTTGGTGGTAGTTTAAGACCTGATTCCTACACCCAAATCGCTTTAAAAGTAGCAGCACAACGGGTAGAAGCCTTGGGTGCAGAAGTAGAAATTTTAGATGTGCGGCAATTGAATTTACCATTGTGTCATGGTGGAAAAGATTATTCAGCATACCCAGACGTGCAACGGTTGCGTGATACCGTGAGTGGTGCTGATGGGTTAATTTTAGCAACACCAGAATATCATGGCGGTGTGAGTGGTGTTTTAAAAAATACTTTAGATTTGATGAGTTTTGATGAACTCTCGGATAAAGTCACCGGACTGATTAGTATATTGGGAGGTCAGTCTAATAGTAATGCACTCAATGACCTGCGGATCATTGTCAGAGCAGTACATGGCTGGGTGATACCAGAGCAAATTTCTATTGGAAAAGCCTGGAGTGCTTTTAGTCCTGAAGGGAAGTTGCTGGATGAAAAGCTAGCTGAAAGATTTGATAATTTTGCTCAGAGTTTAGTAGACAATACTCGCAAGTTGCGCGGAGTTGATTAG
- a CDS encoding Uma2 family endonuclease → MLGLLAKLSQWEELTSQSALNNVDSDQILLMNGISWDIYETLLKSCQNNSHYRFKYLEGTLEIMSPSRRHEVDKKIIALLLETYFLEIGIDFYPLGSTTFRREAAARGIEPDECYCFNSEKPVPDLAIEIVVTSGGINDLLIYQGLGVPEVWFWQNHQFSLYYLRGNKYEQINQSQLLPDLDLKLLAILVMSGEKPKDLISKFRESIRK, encoded by the coding sequence ATGTTAGGTTTACTAGCAAAATTGAGCCAATGGGAAGAATTAACAAGTCAATCAGCATTAAACAACGTTGATTCTGACCAAATTTTACTCATGAATGGCATTAGCTGGGATATATATGAGACACTATTAAAAAGTTGCCAAAATAATTCTCATTATCGCTTTAAATATTTAGAAGGTACTTTAGAAATAATGTCACCTAGTCGCCGTCATGAGGTTGATAAAAAAATTATAGCTTTATTGTTGGAAACTTATTTTTTAGAAATTGGTATTGATTTTTATCCTTTAGGATCAACGACTTTTAGAAGAGAAGCAGCCGCTAGAGGTATAGAACCAGATGAATGTTATTGTTTTAATTCTGAAAAACCTGTTCCTGATTTGGCGATTGAAATAGTTGTCACCAGTGGGGGAATTAATGATTTGTTAATTTATCAAGGTTTGGGTGTACCAGAGGTTTGGTTTTGGCAGAATCATCAATTTTCATTATATTATCTGCGTGGTAATAAGTATGAGCAAATAAATCAAAGTCAACTTTTACCAGATTTAGATTTAAAGCTATTGGCAATTTTAGTGATGTCTGGTGAAAAACCAAAGGATTTAATTTCCAAGTTCCGTGAAAGTATTCGTAAATAA
- a CDS encoding ATP-binding protein has protein sequence MNSNPHDIVPAHLAVQAMRDNGYKNAAYAIAELMDNAIQAGASQVELLCGERKQQVEERKRSRIEQIAVLDNGKGMDADVLRLALQFGNGTYLAEDKHTGIGRFGMGLPSSSISQCQRVDVWTWQNGVENALHSYLDLNEIKSRQMTEVPEPTTQPIPMIWTKIADEFGHSGTLVVWSNIDRCMWRTGKAIIDNSEFVIGRMYRKFLNDEKVKIRMVAFDLDALYDIILAKNARPNDPGYLIEKTSCPAPYDNQAMFQPWEGDTSYEATYKINFKEKEHDVKIRFSYAKESARQAEPGKNPGDLPHGKHASKNVGLSVVRAGRELELDQNLVNNYDPTERWWGIEVDFPPSLDDIFGVTNNKQSARNFAEILQLDIESLLEEGKTVAQLKEELLQDEDPKYPLLELAHKISSQLSVIRRLIKAQTKGTRTSEKRHDPYKPEKVATTITQERKIQGHKGKSDADEQLPKAERKQVIKETLKAEGVTETQAELLAATTVDDGLKYTFAQSPLDSSAFFSVKSRGGAIIVSLNTNHPAYENLVEILEMDVDKADIETLRTRLINSLDGLKLLLMAWARYEDELDGKRKENAQDTRIDWGRVARRFLENEL, from the coding sequence ATGAATAGCAACCCCCATGATATTGTTCCGGCTCACCTGGCTGTGCAAGCAATGCGGGATAATGGTTATAAAAATGCGGCTTATGCGATCGCCGAATTAATGGATAATGCCATTCAAGCCGGTGCATCTCAGGTAGAATTACTCTGTGGTGAACGTAAACAACAGGTAGAAGAAAGAAAGCGATCGCGCATTGAACAAATCGCAGTATTAGATAATGGTAAAGGTATGGATGCTGACGTTTTACGTCTAGCCCTGCAATTTGGTAATGGTACTTATTTAGCTGAAGATAAACATACCGGAATCGGTCGTTTTGGCATGGGTTTACCATCTTCCTCTATTTCCCAATGTCAACGGGTTGATGTCTGGACATGGCAAAATGGAGTAGAAAACGCACTCCATAGTTACCTTGATCTAAATGAAATTAAAAGTCGTCAGATGACGGAAGTACCAGAACCTACTACTCAACCAATTCCGATGATTTGGACAAAAATCGCAGATGAATTTGGTCATAGTGGCACATTAGTAGTTTGGTCAAATATAGACCGTTGTATGTGGCGAACTGGAAAAGCAATTATTGATAATTCTGAATTTGTGATCGGGAGAATGTACCGCAAATTCCTGAATGATGAAAAAGTTAAAATTCGCATGGTAGCCTTTGATTTAGATGCCTTATATGATATTATCTTGGCAAAAAATGCTCGTCCTAATGACCCAGGCTATTTAATCGAAAAAACATCCTGTCCCGCACCTTATGATAATCAAGCAATGTTTCAGCCCTGGGAAGGAGATACATCTTATGAAGCAACTTATAAGATTAACTTTAAAGAAAAAGAACATGATGTAAAAATTCGCTTTTCTTACGCTAAAGAATCAGCCCGTCAAGCCGAACCAGGAAAAAACCCCGGTGATTTACCTCATGGAAAACACGCTTCTAAAAATGTTGGTCTTTCTGTAGTGCGTGCAGGTAGAGAATTAGAATTAGACCAAAACTTAGTTAATAATTATGACCCTACAGAACGCTGGTGGGGCATTGAAGTAGACTTTCCCCCATCTCTTGATGATATTTTTGGAGTTACGAATAACAAGCAATCAGCCCGTAATTTTGCAGAAATTCTCCAACTAGATATTGAATCTTTATTAGAAGAAGGAAAAACCGTTGCTCAACTTAAAGAAGAACTACTCCAAGACGAAGATCCCAAATATCCATTATTAGAATTAGCGCATAAAATTAGCAGTCAACTGAGTGTAATTCGGCGTTTAATCAAAGCACAAACTAAAGGAACTCGTACCAGTGAAAAACGCCACGACCCTTATAAACCTGAGAAAGTAGCTACAACTATTACCCAAGAACGTAAAATACAGGGTCATAAAGGTAAGAGTGATGCAGATGAACAATTACCAAAAGCAGAACGAAAACAAGTTATTAAAGAAACTTTAAAAGCAGAGGGAGTAACTGAAACACAAGCAGAATTATTAGCAGCAACAACTGTAGATGATGGTTTAAAATATACCTTTGCCCAATCTCCCCTTGATAGTTCCGCTTTCTTCTCTGTGAAATCGAGAGGAGGAGCAATTATTGTGAGCTTAAATACCAATCATCCGGCTTATGAAAATTTAGTAGAAATCTTAGAAATGGATGTAGATAAAGCCGATATTGAGACTTTACGGACTCGGTTGATTAACTCCTTAGATGGTTTAAAATTACTATTAATGGCATGGGCGAGATATGAAGATGAATTAGATGGTAAACGCAAAGAAAACGCCCAAGATACTCGCATTGATTGGGGGAGAGTTGCCAGAAGATTTTTAGAGAATGAGTTATGA
- a CDS encoding Uma2 family endonuclease — protein MTQPNLTPAIAVNIPNTLTLQVSHEQFVDLALANRDLQLERNATGELIIMPPTGSYTGKRNFEIAGQLWLWNRQTKLGEAFDSSTGFSLPNGANRSPDAAWVSKQRWDALTLEQQETFAPICPDFVLELRSKTDSLEKLQAKMREYIENGAGLGWLIDRKNQRVEIYRPGRNVEVLDHPVSLSGEDILPGFMLDLTEVWS, from the coding sequence ATGACACAACCTAACTTAACCCCAGCTATTGCTGTCAATATCCCAAATACACTCACACTTCAAGTTTCCCATGAGCAATTTGTTGATTTGGCACTGGCTAACCGAGATTTACAATTAGAACGAAATGCTACGGGGGAGTTAATTATTATGCCACCCACCGGAAGTTATACCGGAAAAAGAAACTTTGAAATCGCTGGACAACTGTGGTTGTGGAACCGTCAAACTAAATTAGGGGAAGCCTTTGATTCTTCAACAGGTTTTAGTCTTCCGAATGGTGCTAATCGCTCTCCTGATGCAGCTTGGGTAAGTAAACAAAGATGGGATGCTCTGACTTTAGAACAGCAAGAAACTTTTGCGCCAATTTGTCCTGATTTTGTGCTGGAATTACGTTCTAAAACAGACTCTCTAGAAAAGTTGCAAGCAAAGATGAGAGAATATATAGAAAATGGTGCTGGTTTGGGTTGGTTGATTGACCGCAAAAATCAACGAGTGGAAATTTATCGTCCTGGTAGAAATGTGGAAGTTTTAGATCATCCTGTTAGTTTATCAGGGGAAGATATTTTACCTGGGTTTATGTTGGATTTAACTGAGGTTTGGAGTTGA
- a CDS encoding ferrochelatase — translation MVATPEKQQHIHEQLSGKDRVAVLLMGYGEVESYEDFANYNEQALNLLTAKFAPVPTWIYPPLAKLLALFDRHEWGHTHHDFISPHNAIFEQQRAGIEKNLQAKWGDRIQVFKAFNFCAPYLPDQVLAEIKNQGFEKILIYPLLVVDSIFTSGIAVEQVNNALAEIPDGEEHWVKAQRYIPSFYNEPAYIDLLANLVEEKISAEVGAAYLPSQIGIILMNHGCPHKAKGFTSGITESQTLYDLVRDKLINRYPLISVGWLNHDTPLIEWTLPNAEQAANNLIQLGAKAVIFMPIGFATENHETLLDVHHIIHDLAKKHPDVSYVQMACVNDKPEFLEMAAEWANAHIAELMNQEAMAVNPQLAGSHHHHHHH, via the coding sequence GTGGTTGCAACCCCAGAAAAACAGCAACACATCCACGAGCAGTTATCAGGTAAAGACAGAGTTGCTGTCTTACTTATGGGCTACGGTGAAGTTGAAAGCTATGAAGATTTTGCTAACTATAACGAACAGGCTTTAAATCTACTGACTGCAAAATTCGCACCAGTACCAACCTGGATTTATCCCCCTTTAGCAAAGCTATTGGCGTTATTTGACCGTCATGAATGGGGACACACTCACCATGATTTTATTTCCCCACACAATGCCATCTTTGAACAGCAACGCGCTGGTATAGAAAAGAACTTACAAGCCAAGTGGGGCGATCGCATCCAAGTTTTCAAAGCCTTTAACTTCTGTGCGCCCTACCTACCTGATCAAGTTTTAGCAGAAATTAAAAACCAAGGGTTCGAGAAAATCCTCATTTACCCCTTATTAGTCGTTGATTCCATCTTTACCAGTGGAATTGCAGTTGAGCAAGTTAACAATGCTTTAGCTGAGATTCCTGATGGAGAAGAACATTGGGTAAAAGCACAGCGTTACATCCCCTCCTTCTATAACGAACCAGCCTACATTGATTTATTGGCTAATCTCGTTGAGGAAAAGATTTCCGCCGAAGTAGGTGCAGCATACCTACCTTCTCAAATCGGTATTATCTTAATGAATCATGGTTGTCCCCACAAAGCCAAAGGATTCACCTCTGGAATTACCGAAAGTCAAACACTATATGATTTAGTCCGGGATAAGTTAATTAACCGCTATCCTTTAATTTCCGTGGGTTGGCTGAACCATGACACACCTTTAATTGAATGGACATTGCCAAATGCCGAACAAGCTGCTAATAACTTGATTCAATTGGGTGCAAAAGCAGTAATATTTATGCCCATTGGCTTTGCGACAGAAAACCACGAAACTCTATTAGATGTACACCACATCATTCATGATTTAGCGAAAAAGCATCCTGATGTGAGTTATGTCCAAATGGCCTGTGTTAACGACAAGCCAGAATTTTTGGAAATGGCTGCTGAATGGGCAAATGCTCATATTGCGGAGTTAATGAATCAGGAAGCTATGGCGGTTAATCCCCAGTTAGCGGGAAGTCACCATCACCATCATCATCATTAG
- a CDS encoding DUF4351 domain-containing protein: MTRFIHDKFAKDYLEEILKDYGEVKSSEKVSGEIKEIDVLFTPDKQENSNLQILGLLGRFAQNPAILEPFRNPASNDEICDCILKLLEIKACLRREAKANKTKLQDSEIPQLWVLTPTVSETRLSSFGTRQKEGWLSGVHFLPDALRTAIVAIHQLPQTPETLWLRLLGRGNVQSQAIIELQALPLNHPYQKATLELVYNLRENLKVNQELEADDRELVMRLEPLYQRDREQAVQSGEQRLIIRQLNRRIGEINESLIEKIKGLSIEKLENLGEALLDFSSVGDLETWLNQQPK; the protein is encoded by the coding sequence ATGACACGCTTTATACATGACAAATTTGCTAAAGACTATCTGGAAGAAATACTCAAAGATTATGGAGAAGTCAAGTCATCAGAAAAAGTCTCAGGAGAGATTAAGGAAATAGATGTTTTATTCACTCCTGACAAACAGGAAAATTCTAACTTACAAATACTGGGTTTACTAGGAAGATTTGCTCAAAATCCTGCAATATTGGAACCATTCCGCAATCCAGCCTCCAACGATGAAATCTGCGACTGTATTCTCAAATTATTAGAAATCAAGGCTTGCTTGCGGCGAGAAGCTAAAGCAAATAAAACCAAACTTCAAGACTCAGAAATTCCCCAATTGTGGGTTCTGACACCTACCGTATCTGAAACTAGATTGTCTAGCTTTGGAACCAGACAAAAAGAAGGTTGGTTATCGGGAGTACATTTTCTACCAGATGCTTTGCGAACAGCAATTGTGGCGATACATCAACTACCGCAAACGCCGGAAACATTATGGTTACGACTTTTGGGTAGAGGAAATGTACAATCACAAGCGATTATAGAGTTGCAGGCGTTACCATTAAATCATCCATACCAGAAAGCAACCTTGGAATTAGTTTATAACTTGCGTGAAAACTTGAAAGTAAATCAAGAATTAGAAGCAGATGATAGGGAGTTAGTTATGCGATTAGAACCACTGTATCAAAGAGACAGAGAACAAGCTGTACAGTCTGGAGAACAACGTTTAATTATACGTCAACTCAATCGCCGTATTGGAGAAATCAATGAATCATTAATCGAGAAAATTAAAGGATTATCCATTGAAAAATTAGAAAATCTAGGAGAAGCATTACTAGACTTTTCTAGTGTAGGTGATTTAGAAACTTGGTTAAACCAACAACCAAAATAA
- a CDS encoding HNH endonuclease domain-containing protein — protein sequence MYNLPIADNLNISALAGLFDSTTNSYKYLYFLSLLDILKRRNFDNLSAISFREIIVEMLANAWYPHKYFKLSFGKIDQIANKLDNLELELKEPLLNFREPDKKILRNTINNQNIEDIISSINRYVSYRLIRPFFTQETRRLKDYDVNPTIINLANNQFYRHKPLYCFNADNQKDCNAIIIHPDWVEYLEKNYTIVRGWVSWEWLNYMQQRNPSIPNVVKKLFMPQQRDSLIKQTQYWKTILEHQDIKCIYSQIQLNKDEISLDHYLPWSFVAHDQLWNLIPTTKSVNSSKSNNLPSEKYFDNFVKLQYLGLDIYHQKVSQNKWLNDVESFVAELKVNQANDLLNLEILNNAYERTLKPLISLATIQGFSANWVYAEK from the coding sequence ATGTATAACTTACCAATTGCTGATAATTTAAATATTTCAGCATTAGCAGGACTATTTGATTCAACGACTAACTCTTATAAATATCTTTATTTTTTATCATTATTAGATATTCTTAAACGAAGAAATTTTGATAATCTATCAGCCATTAGTTTTCGGGAAATTATTGTTGAGATGTTGGCTAATGCTTGGTATCCTCACAAATATTTTAAACTTTCTTTTGGGAAGATAGACCAAATCGCTAATAAATTAGATAATTTGGAATTAGAACTTAAAGAACCACTTTTAAATTTTAGAGAGCCGGATAAGAAAATTCTACGTAATACTATTAATAATCAAAATATTGAAGATATTATTAGCTCTATTAATCGCTATGTTTCTTATCGGTTAATTCGTCCTTTCTTTACTCAAGAAACTAGAAGATTAAAAGATTATGATGTTAATCCAACTATCATTAATTTAGCTAACAATCAATTCTATAGACATAAGCCTTTATATTGCTTTAACGCTGACAATCAAAAAGATTGTAACGCAATTATTATACACCCTGATTGGGTAGAATATTTAGAGAAAAATTACACAATAGTTAGGGGTTGGGTATCTTGGGAATGGTTAAATTATATGCAACAAAGAAACCCTAGTATTCCCAATGTGGTTAAAAAACTATTTATGCCACAACAAAGAGATTCTTTAATTAAACAAACTCAATATTGGAAAACTATTTTAGAACATCAGGATATTAAATGTATTTATTCTCAAATTCAATTAAATAAGGATGAAATATCATTAGATCATTATCTACCTTGGTCATTTGTTGCTCATGATCAATTATGGAATTTAATTCCAACTACAAAATCTGTTAATTCTTCTAAATCTAATAATCTACCATCTGAAAAATATTTTGATAATTTTGTTAAGTTGCAATATTTAGGCTTAGATATTTATCATCAAAAAGTTTCTCAAAATAAATGGTTAAATGATGTCGAATCTTTTGTTGCAGAATTGAAAGTTAATCAAGCCAATGATTTATTAAATTTAGAAATTCTAAATAATGCTTATGAAAGAACTCTTAAACCTTTAATTTCTTTAGCAACTATTCAGGGTTTTAGTGCTAATTGGGTTTACGCTGAGAAATAA
- a CDS encoding phosphoadenosine phosphosulfate reductase family protein, whose protein sequence is MAEKKVKHILGISGGKDSTALAVLLHKEIPEMEYFFCDTHKELPETYEYLDRIKARLGIR, encoded by the coding sequence ATGGCAGAGAAAAAGGTTAAACATATATTAGGTATCTCCGGGGGTAAGGATAGTACCGCTTTAGCAGTATTACTACATAAGGAAATTCCAGAAATGGAATATTTTTTTTGTGATACCCATAAAGAGTTACCGGAAACTTACGAATATCTTGACCGCATCAAAGCACGACTGGGGATTAGATAA
- a CDS encoding cysteine desulfurase family protein: MTRQETIIYLDYHATTPVDLRVAEKVMYYMTNAFGNANSVDHIYGDEAAKVVKQTRQQIAELINASPKEIIFTSGATESINLAIQGYVSQQHHPCKIIVSPVEHKAVLDTCAALAKKKLAEIVWLKVNQQAQIDLEHLEKVCAEGASLLCVMAANNEVGTIYPTAKIGAIASSYNIPFLCDASQAVGKIPLNFQDWGITYLAISGHKLYAPKGVGALVIKKGEHLQPIIYGGGHQQGIRSGTLNVPGIAGLGEACHWRRLEMEKDEQAIALMRNQLQNLLQSQIPDLVINGDLNNRLSGNLHIAIPNIPNSAIIARVRHQLAISTGAACSSGVVTPSHVLQAMNLAENLIEGALRIGIGKFTTRAEIEKTFSLIINAVNKIQQLL; the protein is encoded by the coding sequence ATGACTAGACAAGAAACGATAATTTACCTTGATTATCATGCAACTACTCCCGTTGATTTGAGAGTAGCAGAAAAAGTCATGTATTATATGACTAATGCCTTTGGTAATGCCAATAGTGTAGATCATATATATGGAGATGAAGCAGCAAAAGTTGTTAAACAAACCCGTCAACAAATAGCCGAATTAATCAATGCTTCCCCCAAGGAGATTATTTTTACCTCTGGTGCAACAGAAAGCATTAATTTAGCCATTCAAGGTTATGTTTCCCAACAGCATCACCCATGCAAAATCATTGTTTCCCCTGTGGAACACAAGGCGGTTTTAGATACTTGTGCTGCATTAGCGAAAAAAAAGTTAGCCGAAATTGTTTGGTTAAAAGTCAATCAACAAGCTCAAATTGATTTAGAACATCTGGAAAAAGTCTGCGCTGAGGGTGCTTCTCTGCTGTGTGTAATGGCTGCTAATAATGAAGTGGGTACAATTTATCCTACTGCAAAAATTGGGGCGATCGCATCTTCCTACAATATTCCTTTTCTCTGTGACGCTTCCCAAGCCGTAGGTAAAATTCCTCTCAACTTTCAAGACTGGGGTATTACCTATTTAGCTATTTCTGGACATAAACTTTATGCGCCCAAAGGAGTTGGTGCGTTAGTCATCAAAAAAGGTGAACACCTGCAACCAATTATATATGGTGGTGGACATCAACAGGGAATCAGATCAGGTACACTCAACGTCCCCGGAATTGCTGGTTTAGGTGAAGCTTGTCACTGGAGACGGTTGGAGATGGAAAAAGATGAACAGGCGATCGCACTTATGCGAAACCAACTCCAAAACTTGCTACAATCACAAATACCTGATTTAGTCATTAACGGAGACTTAAACAACCGTTTATCAGGTAACTTACATATTGCTATCCCGAATATTCCTAATAGTGCAATTATTGCGAGAGTTCGCCATCAATTAGCCATTTCCACAGGTGCGGCTTGTTCTTCCGGTGTTGTTACACCCTCTCACGTTTTACAAGCGATGAATCTTGCAGAAAATCTGATTGAAGGAGCTTTAAGAATTGGTATTGGTAAATTTACAACTAGAGCCGAAATAGAAAAGACATTTTCTCTGATAATCAATGCAGTCAATAAAATTCAGCAACTTCTTTAA
- a CDS encoding DUF4007 family protein has product MQTTLNLKNIETPVNPVNPIFANHETFHPRFGWLKKGFDAVKTNSGIFLQDDAPVRLGVGKNMVRSMRYWCNAFKIIDKNNSPTSFGEQLLGNDGWDPYLEDPASLWLLHWNLLKPTCEAAAWYYIFNIFRDSEFTKADILAGLNEYIDNFNKNIAESSFIKDVNCILRMYASQDFVSNNSPIEDSIDCPFNELGLIRTFGKNYQFKIGNKTNLPAEIIVAACLEYAAWVGSTKTIAISRLLYDEGSPGMVFKLTENVLCEAIEIVIQNFKTLILSDTAGLIQLSFNEKPDILTQEVLGKYYNS; this is encoded by the coding sequence ATGCAAACTACACTGAACTTAAAAAATATTGAAACTCCAGTAAATCCCGTAAATCCAATATTTGCCAACCATGAAACTTTTCACCCTCGTTTTGGTTGGCTGAAAAAAGGATTTGATGCTGTGAAAACAAATTCCGGAATTTTCTTACAAGATGATGCACCTGTGCGTTTGGGTGTGGGTAAGAATATGGTACGCTCTATGCGCTATTGGTGTAATGCTTTTAAAATTATTGATAAAAATAATTCTCCAACAAGTTTTGGTGAGCAACTTTTGGGAAACGATGGATGGGACCCTTATTTAGAAGACCCTGCATCATTATGGTTGTTACATTGGAATTTGTTAAAACCTACTTGTGAAGCTGCTGCTTGGTATTATATATTTAATATATTTCGGGATTCAGAGTTTACAAAGGCAGACATTTTAGCAGGACTTAACGAGTATATAGACAATTTCAATAAAAATATTGCTGAATCTTCGTTTATTAAAGATGTAAATTGTATTTTAAGAATGTATGCTTCACAGGATTTTGTGAGCAATAATAGTCCAATTGAAGATTCTATTGATTGTCCTTTTAATGAACTGGGTTTAATTCGGACTTTTGGGAAAAATTATCAGTTTAAAATTGGTAATAAAACGAATTTACCAGCAGAGATTATAGTTGCTGCTTGTTTAGAATATGCCGCTTGGGTAGGTAGTACAAAAACAATTGCCATTTCTCGTTTACTTTATGATGAAGGTAGTCCGGGGATGGTGTTTAAATTAACTGAAAATGTTTTGTGTGAAGCTATTGAGATAGTTATTCAAAACTTTAAGACGCTAATTCTTTCTGATACGGCAGGGTTAATTCAGTTATCTTTTAATGAAAAACCAGATATTTTAACTCAAGAAGTTTTAGGAAAGTATTATAATTCTTGA
- a CDS encoding DEAD/DEAH box helicase has protein sequence MSTYRFWGSHDLDLEQVEDGFIVAGLAKVYNAAKKSIRFINQLGVRSSLVVIDEAHQAVAQTYQLVLDALVVPYEKTALLGLTATPGRTWADINTDAQLAKFFAQQKVTLEIPGYDNPIDYLVEEQYLAQANYRSLFYESGIELSPQDLNRINTELDIPQYILHWLAEDEQRNLRIILELEALAQHHHRIIVFNTSVEHAQLITSILRLRGFNADAVTGNTPKSEQERIIQNFKDDQPQTKILCNYGVLTTGFSLHQKPVRPLSPVPPNPLYSTAKW, from the coding sequence ATCTCAACTTACCGCTTCTGGGGTAGCCATGATTTAGATTTAGAACAGGTTGAAGATGGTTTCATAGTAGCAGGATTAGCCAAAGTATACAACGCCGCTAAAAAGAGTATTCGCTTTATTAATCAACTCGGTGTGCGTTCCTCTTTGGTAGTTATAGACGAAGCCCATCAAGCTGTAGCCCAAACCTATCAACTCGTATTAGATGCTTTAGTTGTCCCCTACGAAAAAACCGCCTTACTGGGTTTAACCGCTACACCCGGACGCACTTGGGCTGATATTAACACTGATGCACAACTAGCGAAATTCTTCGCCCAACAGAAAGTTACTTTAGAAATTCCAGGTTATGACAACCCTATAGATTATCTGGTCGAGGAACAATACCTAGCTCAAGCTAACTATCGCTCCTTATTCTACGAAAGTGGTATTGAACTCAGTCCCCAAGACCTGAATCGGATTAATACAGAGTTAGATATTCCCCAATATATTCTCCATTGGTTAGCTGAAGACGAACAACGCAACCTCCGCATTATCCTGGAACTCGAAGCACTCGCCCAACATCATCACCGCATTATCGTTTTTAATACCTCCGTTGAACACGCTCAACTCATCACTTCAATTTTGCGTTTAAGAGGCTTCAATGCTGATGCTGTGACAGGTAACACCCCCAAATCAGAACAAGAACGCATCATCCAAAATTTTAAAGACGACCAGCCCCAAACCAAGATTTTATGTAACTACGGGGTTTTAACTACTGGCTTCTCCTTGCACCAAAAACCAGTGCGGCCGTTATCGCCCGTCCCACCAAATCCCTTGTACTCTACAGCCAAATGGTAG